A region from the Pirellulales bacterium genome encodes:
- a CDS encoding MFS transporter — translation MIRRVPSIHPPAVRDTLPPTTGVTYDTAFWLSYVANLAIMTGHSLLFRYADVVFFFGGGELLLGWIVGIGMVGSLVMRVAQGVGIDRYGPRKMWLLSSLLFIVSCLGHLFVTQAEGPLIFLLRIGYNCSIAGFFGASITFISARAPRARMAEVVGMLGTSGFLAMVLGTALGDALLGGAPMTLYGLRLMFVLAAALGGVNMLLCALATRRESFQPRSRHVSPFGLMRRYHPGAVLLASAATGFGLSLPGTFLRPYAESIGIPGIALFFAVYCPTAFCSRFLARGLPARIGNRRVLYLGLTAMVAGMLLFTVATNQWLLCLPAAFLGVAHALLFPSVIAAGTAPFPMRYRGLATTLVLAMFDLGTFVGSPIAGAILSYSFLVDLPPFPTMFVSVAGMIGACAIAYALSRPRVALPDTRSGITVLGPPAGQAAGRTISR, via the coding sequence ATGATCCGCCGCGTTCCTTCGATCCATCCGCCGGCCGTCCGCGATACGCTGCCGCCGACGACGGGCGTCACGTACGACACAGCTTTTTGGCTGTCGTATGTGGCCAATCTGGCGATCATGACTGGCCATAGCCTGCTGTTCCGTTATGCCGACGTGGTTTTCTTTTTCGGCGGCGGCGAGTTGCTGTTGGGATGGATTGTCGGCATCGGCATGGTCGGCAGCCTGGTCATGCGCGTGGCGCAGGGTGTGGGCATCGATCGCTACGGTCCTCGCAAGATGTGGCTGCTCTCGTCGTTACTCTTCATTGTGAGCTGCCTGGGACATTTGTTCGTTACGCAGGCCGAAGGGCCGCTGATTTTTCTGCTGCGTATTGGGTACAACTGCTCGATCGCCGGATTCTTTGGCGCCTCGATCACGTTCATTTCCGCCCGCGCGCCGCGCGCCCGCATGGCCGAAGTGGTGGGCATGCTGGGCACATCGGGATTCCTGGCGATGGTGCTGGGCACGGCCCTGGGAGACGCGCTGTTGGGCGGGGCACCCATGACCCTTTATGGGTTGCGGTTAATGTTCGTGCTGGCGGCGGCGCTCGGGGGCGTGAACATGCTTCTTTGCGCGCTGGCCACACGGCGCGAGAGCTTCCAGCCGCGCTCGCGGCATGTTTCGCCGTTCGGTCTGATGCGCCGGTATCATCCGGGCGCGGTATTGCTGGCCTCGGCGGCCACGGGCTTTGGCCTTAGTCTGCCGGGGACGTTTTTGCGCCCTTATGCAGAATCGATCGGCATCCCGGGCATTGCCCTGTTCTTTGCCGTCTATTGTCCCACGGCCTTCTGCTCGCGTTTTCTCGCGCGGGGGCTGCCGGCGCGGATCGGCAACCGGCGAGTGTTGTATCTGGGGCTGACGGCGATGGTGGCTGGGATGCTGCTGTTCACGGTAGCCACGAACCAGTGGCTGTTGTGCCTGCCGGCGGCTTTCTTGGGCGTGGCCCATGCGCTGCTGTTTCCGTCGGTCATCGCGGCCGGCACGGCTCCCTTTCCCATGCGGTATCGCGGGCTGGCGACGACGCTGGTGTTGGCGATGTTCGATCTGGGGACCTTCGTCGGCTCGCCGATCGCGGGAGCCATCCTGTCGTATTCGTTTTTGGTGGATCTGCCACCGTTTCCCACCATGTTCGTATCCGTGGCAGGCATGATCGGGGCCTGCGCGATCGCGTACGCGCTGTCGCGTCCGCGGGTGGCTTTGCCAGACACGCGCAGCGGAATCACGGTGCTGGGGCCGCCGGCAGGGCAGGCGGCGGGCCGGACGATTTCGCGTTAA
- a CDS encoding DUF2089 family protein, with protein MADRLPVSNECPYCGTAMTVTQMACGACRVAIIADFPMSRMAGLPIEHQRFIEMFVLAGGNLKEIAEQVGVSYPTIRSRLDKVIEALRGEIAKTQRVHGNLLDAVDQGQTTAADAARLIKRI; from the coding sequence ATGGCCGACCGCCTGCCTGTCAGCAATGAATGCCCCTACTGCGGCACCGCGATGACCGTTACGCAGATGGCCTGCGGTGCCTGTCGGGTGGCGATCATCGCGGATTTTCCCATGTCGCGGATGGCCGGGCTGCCGATCGAGCATCAGCGGTTTATCGAGATGTTCGTGCTGGCCGGTGGCAATTTGAAAGAGATCGCCGAGCAGGTGGGGGTTTCGTATCCCACCATCCGTTCGCGGCTGGACAAAGTGATCGAAGCATTGCGGGGCGAGATCGCCAAAACCCAACGTGTACACGGCAACCTGTTGGATGCCGTCGACCAGGGGCAGACCACAGCGGCAGACGCTGCACGGCTCATCAAACGAATCTGA